The Toxorhynchites rutilus septentrionalis strain SRP chromosome 1, ASM2978413v1, whole genome shotgun sequence genome contains the following window.
CTATCCTGTTGTTGCTTCGTTTCCTCTACGAGATCTAATAATTGATCCCGCGTATCGGCTCCTATTGGCGTGGGATGCTTTGGCGATCTAGGCGAATATCCAGTCCTTAGTAAGGTTGGTGTGTATTTGGTAGGCGTTGCTACAAATTCTTCTCCGAAAATGTCATCAGTGTTCATAAATGATTCCTCCAAAATTTCGGGTTCAAACTGTGGCACGGCAGCAGAGAAAAATTCTTTCGGAATTTCATCAGCTTGGTCCACTAACAACGAatcatccatttccatttcgtcTATATCCAAAATCTTATCGGATTCGTCCAGCTTCTCCTCTTCTACTTCATCTACTTCTTCTTCCTCCTCTGGCCAATCCAGCGTAAACGGTGCATACTGGGGAATTTCAACGTCAACCAGTTCATCAGGTTCTATTCCTTGAGGGATCTGTTCAACTGTTTGCTTTTGAGTTGTTCGTAACATTTCTAAGCGCGATGCAATCGCACTTCGAGTTGGTGTCAACGGAACGGATGCTGTGGGAAGGACTGGTTGAATAGCAACCAAATCATCTAGCACTTCGCTCATTTCTTCAACTATTGCTTCGCCTttctccacaatttgttcttttccTGGCGATTTCGAAACAGCTGCAACTGCAGCAGCCTCCGATTGGAGTGATTGTTCcaatttttccatagtttcatTCAATAGGTCTTCAGCTGGTAAACTGGTATCAAGCAATGATTCATCGAAATCAATTTGCTGGAGCGCTCGTTTGAAGTTATTAAGTGTCTTCTCCAGTTGGTCGAAAGCTGGTGTTCCTGGTATAGCTCCCTCAGCAATTATTTCTTCTACTGAATTGTTTAAGGTGTCTACAATACGGTTCAATGCATTCTTCACAGGACTTCCCATTTGAGCGCCCGCAAAAATGTCATCCCCAAGTTCATCATCTCCAATGAGTCCTAGTGAGGAGTCTCCAAGACGTTTAGCAGTTTCTTCCCACACATCGTTcattcgattcgaaatattcagCAATTCGTCAGTTACGTTCAAACTCTGCTCAGCTGCCTGTTGGACAACGGGTTCTTGTATGGTCTCCGAAACGTCTTGTAATTCTTGTGCGTTTTCTACTGCTTCCTGAATCACGTCGGATAGATTTTGTAACTGAAGTTTTATTCCGAGAGGACTAAGTGGAACTTCAGTTTCCTCTGTAGCTTTTTCCTGTAGTGGACTTTCCGGTTTCACCACCTGCTGCTCCCTGAAACGATCCAAACGACCTCGGAGTGTTTCAAGCACCTGTTTACCTTTCTTAACCTCAATCGCTAGGTTTTCAACTGACGGAGTACGCGGTTGTTCGGAAATGTTTCCGATCAATTCGTTGTGTGCTTTCACCTGCCGATTGATTCGATGCATTATCGAAGTCATTCTCTGGGGAGTTCCAGGACTGATATCAATCAGACGAGCAGTTGTGCCTCCCGGTGAAATTTCAGGAGATTTGTAGATATAGGGTGCAGGTTTGGGTGTAGATAGTACAGGCCTTGGAAGAGTTCTCACGGGAGTCTTTGGACTGGAACGTCCCATTGTTTCACGATACGCTCTGCGAGCTTCCTCTATTCTTCTTGTAGCACTTATTGGCGTACGAGGAGTACCTGCCCGAGGGCTAGCAAACTCAACATAATCGTCCGCGAAGTCAATGTCTTCATCTGCCAGAAACTCGCTCTCATCTTTCAGTAGGTCACTTCTGCTTCGGCTTAACTCCCGGGTTACCTCTTGCTGCCTGGGTGTTAGCGCTGCGGCATACGATATGTCTCGTGCTGGTGTTCTTGGTCTAACCGGAGAAACGTATGCCGCCTCTCCGAACATATCATCATAGGCCAACTCCTCTTCAGCAAGAAGATCTTCGGGAGCGATTGGACTATCATCAAGCAGCAAAGGTTGGAAGATTTCCTCGTAATCACGATCGCTTACCACGAGACCAGCACCAGGTCGCCTCGGAGATGTACTCGTTTGTATTTCGATTTCGGTGGGTTCCTCATGCTGGGAGAAATCAAGGACACGTGGTTTGGCAGCCTTCGCGGCATAGTACTGCTCCATCAGCCCACGTGTTCTGACATCTGCTCCCTCGAGTAGTTGGGCACGTCGTTGCTGCTCGCGAATTTCTTCAATTATCTCTGGAGTAGCGATCCGTGGTCTCGGTTCCGGTTGTAGATGTCGAATTTGTTCCGTGATCGGGTGCTCTTTCACAATATCCCTCACTTGGGGACGTTTTATTCTCCTTGATGGAGTCCCTGTAATAAAAATTATggataaatttcaaaattgagATGAAGAAAGCAAGATTACATTTCATtttgagcatttttgttttaggATAAGTAAATTTCTCGGTTGGTTCTATTCCAAACTGTTGCGGTTCATAGATCAGACCAGCGGTTCGCGCTCCAGAAACAAAAATTGGTGGTGTGGGAGGAGCATCTGGATGACGTACAATCCGTAGGGGAGAACGAGTTTGTCTGACCGGAGATCTATGTTGTTGAATCACTCGTTGGCTTTCCTCCTTTGGAATGGTTGTTTGGCGAACCCTTCCAGGGGCCCTCAGACCACTTGGTGCCGCTGTTCCGGGTGGACGAAGTCCTGTTGGTTGTCGTATAGTTTTTGTCTTGGGAACTGCCCCTGTTCTAGCCCTAGAAGTTGTGGAAATGGGCTCTTCACCAAACGCATCCGTTTCAGCTTGAGGTTCAGGTAATTTTACACCAAGTCGTTTTTGCAATTTCTTCGGAATCATTCGACTGGAAGAGAACATCTGTAAGTCAGTGGTTTCTTGCAATATAACATACCCACGGTTGTCTCGGTCCCGTAGAAAAGTCCGCAAAATGTTCGTCGCGAATTTGAATCTTCCTTTTGCCAGCTTCATCAATAGTAATCTTCATTTTCTGCTTCTCGGAGCGCAGTAAGCTTTCGATGCCGGCATTCAAATCCCTCATAGTGGATCGCGATGGACCCTGCAATGCCCTGGGAATTCTCGACTGTTGGGCTTGTTGGAAATCGTGAATGGGTTGAAGCGTATAGACGTATAGAAATTCCACACCAAATTTTGGAATCTCTTGTGCCACGGAAAACTCTGTGTACAGCGGACCACCCGACAGTGCGTACTGAGGAATTGGAAATGGAGGGTTTTTCGCAAGTTCCTCGACTATCAATTTTCGAATATCGGCTAGCTGGTAGTCTTGTGAAAAGGGCTCCAGCTTGCTGCCTGCTCCGGGGATGGTTCTGAATGGCCCAACTAAGCATTTCTGCTGGAGAACAATTAGCAGCAGTGACATGTAGTGATTGCGAAGTTCCAGATCTGGAGCAGAACGGCAGGAGGCCAATTTGCGCATCCATTGGGCAGCCAGGACTTTGTCTGAACGGGGGAGTAGGGATTACGTTGCGCTTTATAGCAAATCAATTACGTTTTTTAACCAACCTTCATCTTTTAGTTGTACAATAAGAATTTGAGCAATACGATAGAATAGCTtgaaattttcttgcaaattcaCTGAATCCATTCTTGAATTATAGCCCCAATTGCAACAGACATCAAATTCAAATAgattgaggaaaaaaaattaaagcacaGATTGCTTAAATTTTCAGTGTGTAGTTTCATGTGCCCACTGGTTGTGGAAATCTTTGCACATGACCAACGTAATTTGACATATATTACAGGTGAGCtatatttttttgcatcgtACAAGAAAATTACTCATGCATATTAAATATTGTGCAGAATCACGGCATTTTATTCATAAATCTaacaaagttataaattttgttgattcaaatccgtttttttttgttatttttctcacaaaattgaactcgaagAAAAAACTAACTATACAATCATAATTTTTGCCGTTTTTTATTACAGAAAGCCCGTGAATATTGCTTACCAAAAATGTCGAACAAATAGATGATCCTTCTGGGAATTGATTAAAATAGAGTTACATGAACGATTCGAGTTTATCAATCGCTACTGCTGATTTCTCATATGATATGAAGATATAGAGGAATATGTACGGAAcaacaacattttattgataaaactTGTGAAAAAATTTCCTCAAAATTGAACAAGAATATATCGGATTGCATGCTGTTAGGCTATGTTCCCATTGCAGCGTGGCGCCAGTGTGGCTTGGGGAATATACACATGATCGTGACATGCCGaggcgccactcagtgtcactTTGGATGCGCTTTATACCTGTAACTGGACATTGgagatgacagtggtacagtgtcggtgtttcaatgtggggccataatttcggcaccgaactcgatgtttacaaaaatgtccaattaaacgtgtcgcatcacaggtctgtccaattagcaaaatgtcgcattgaatgtaacttagggtgctcatacactgtttaaCCGAAGACACATATTTGACTCTTTCtggcagataaaatttggtcaacgtgtactgataaAATATATTCGACAAAAAACACgataagcaaatattcaattattgcatgcctacaatatttttttggtctgttcttcgaacctgtcggtacatgtgtTGTAATTTTCGGATAGTTGGATCGAGAACGAAGTAAACCACTTGTGATTGGTTTGAACTTTTACAAAGGAATGACATTTTATTTGAGTGAAAGATAAGTCAATGACATACTAGCGTGGTAGACTGGTTACATATGAATTCAATTATAGCAAATTTATAGCAACATGGTTAGGTTATCTtcaatatttcagtcgattttttttccatgcaaACAGTATACGGCCGCCTTTAGAGCTGCCGCAGACTACAGACTATTGTCGGCCGATAGATTGGTCGGACGACTTAATCGATATGGAgcgatatgcatatgcgcacactaCACCAATTCTGTACCGGCCGATAAAAAAGTTTCATAGGCTTCCCGATTGCATTCAAACTATTCTGTTGGTCAACTGTCGGCCGTCCGTTTAATCAGTACTGGCTAGCATCGATCTACACACATACGACGATTGTTTATCGGCCGATAGATCAATTCGCTCACAATTTTGACATCCGACATACGTGCCGTGCGAATCACTGAGAATGTAATACACCCAATATTCTCTGAATCTCTTTTTGATTTTCCTTCaccgcccagcaaacattaaatcgcatagcaagcgtatatataacatcatatgccctaaaatttggatgccatataatgcgcctaactagcatatgcatgcaaaagtggaggccatatacatgcaTGGCAAATGCCTAccaaatttgtttggatgaatatgcaactttgaccggctataatagcgacttttgccatactcatataccaattattacagacatagaaaaaaaaaacaaatggcgcaacatattttcgtgaaatgtttattatagcctcacgattcgccatttttatgtatgagtatttatgtttgtagaaataataattgtttgattgacttgtgttgggagtggaatatgaatgtttgaaatggcacagattgatgtttggtgaaaactgctccgatgtgggttcgaactccggtcgtctggattatcatccaccagctatctcgcgcggctatctgaaatttaattcaacagcggttaaaactttcgagtgcatcagaatttcattgacatttcaatatgatgtaatatgttctttattaggatctaatatgattcactgtttcatgattttcttcagcatgcaacacgattcactacagtactgaatcgatttaaattatacgcttatacgacacacaaactgcatcagcgtaatatacgcatatgatgcggattaaatatattttaagacaatgtgcatcataaaattgatgtttattataccgaattgcgacttaatttaataatggtatttaaaatcgagtttaaacatttaatgcgatttcaaatatacacgatacatactttgattgatattatatgcgattatgatttattcggatttcttgtaagacttgacacgtgcaaaattatacgatttaatgtttgctgggtcttctccgttgtcaaacacaaattaaatacaGCTTTTCGAGAATACTCGGCCGACAGTTGGCTAGTGTGCGCACTCTTGACCAACCCGACTGTTTGGTTGGCTCGGTGTGCGCACTAGCAACCCAACTCGATCAAACTATAGACTGAAAAAAATGTCTgcagtgtgcgggggctcttactGTATatccatttttcattaaaatgaaggtggaagctagccacaaatggctgccacaatggcctcacctctcgcccgaaaatcaatcgtTTTGCGAAAcattgtgaagaaaatgatcgttttcgcacacttcccatcaagtaatatcaaccaaactctaatcgattactcacaagatattaaattttcatctgctctcacattgtatagtgaaaaacgtcggaaaactcgagctagtgctctggaagttaaattttcatttttcaatcgtcGGCAatagttttgtttgtattggtgatgccatcgttattttttcgacactgatgccagacaacatcatcgaaacagataTCAAAAGCACTCAATGAAATGTTGTTCCTGAGTCATAGTGTTTCAtggcatgaaaatcaatagaataaaattgtattgataacaatacaattattatttttacgtttaatgggtctataatgtaagttttagaatctttaacattgggtaagaaaattgtattgcagagctcagaacactgccacggctgcctatgctttcaaaaatagtaaacggaaaagtattacattcaatcaaaatgcctcggccaacgaagagaagggttaaggctctccaatgtgaatatgtgaaaacaatacgatcaacgaaagaaatattaaggaattatcaacatccaAAAGAATAATACctaaagagccccaattcgcatgcattataaatttgctcatgttacactcgcgtataatcagaattttacttcatatgcaaatgcaccttctatatatatctatatttgcaattgttcatcggaacatatcgttcatacatttgactttagtattgaattgtaatttttttcaaatgtattcgtgtcaatgaagcgccacatagtctgataagtgaattgatctatttacgtgtgctttgtttttctctcacaaacactattaccccatttttacacgtgggtttacctatactactacaatggctagcttcgaTCTTtaccttaatgaaaaaaaatcaggtgtatggcacgattatcgctaactcactctacctaccgtcaccgcatatctcactatccctctgctgtgaAAGTTCATCATTGacttcacgatatgtcagatggtggtaaattggtaattcgcgatgacagaaaaaaagtgtcgacgtctggtggcgacttcaaattagggctataatttgggtcccaaactcgttagtgtaatctctatcagattagaagacaccaagccggtttttgaatttcaaaatttaaatcaaaattttcacatcatgttatttaattacttgagacacatatttctgactttcattcaaccatatggctatacaattccaacattgttactgatttttttcattataatataaagttgtctccataaacaattttcgtatgagactttttccccaactgcaaacaaaaatgtttttaattgaaatagaatactaatttgatatggaaatgctaattttcattcataattttaattttgaaaactttcattccgactgaaaatcagctattctttgacgctcccctaaactagtaaacgaagctcaatggcgtcaacgcggatcgctgttttgaagaaaacaaatacttttgacgtttgagatgttggcaccaaaaacatggcgggtgccatacggctgcaaaaaattcaaaaaatccaTACAGATTCAGgcaattttgcacgctatttacttaCCTATCGCGAGGACTCTTATAGCATACCTGGTCACTGTCTGAGTACGTTGGCACATGATAAGTAATTCgagtaaagtgcgattcacatacaacatccacgtcacgttcacgttccgtcccgtcacgttgcgtcaattattcttccaagcagcttttatgcaaacattcacatacaccggcaacggcaacttcgacttgccgttgctggtgtatgtgaatgcttcaataggaattgcatggatgaataattgacgcaacgtgacgtgacggaacgtgaacgtgacgtggatgttgtatgtgaatcgcgcttAATTCGCAGCCGgatgacgtctttagagaacccccattgaactgacaggagtcaacatatcgggtatcccactgacattttccctttgttttcatatgaattgggtatcccactgacagttctgcttgagattttgctaacgatcctagcatcaatcatagcacccggctggtaATCAATCATAtgaaaacaatcatatgaaatgcactttcagccatattggaattgctgtcggtattgtttacaaacagcatcagaacgctccCGGcgactctctacaaactgctgcgacgcttattcgaacgatgcctactgttacggacagctgaggcttatcgcggatcgagttacagatccataagataagcaatatttgagattatatttagaaaagacctccaagcgaggtatagaaacgtttagaaaggaccaatgtaaggcaattaaaagatgtaagagctcaagtgttttgttaggctagaaaaagcttgtagttcgaaattattgccggtcataaattcagaatggacgaatatttaaatagcgtccggtaaacaatttaatgcatgcatcatttaggatgcatttttattacccttttccatccctagctgcgctcagccagatacaccagcagggtgtaataaaataaaaggatgttatttagagcgaaggatggaaaggggaaatccaagaataagataggcgcaccgacgaggtgctataaacttaaggtattttcttagggtagtgcagccgtctcagactgcacgttaccatacgctagaagaagggacaaggaaggtagatgatctaaacgaaaccgatatgttatcggttttcaagagagagagaggagatgttcctcgtcaatcttagtttaaggaaccatgtatatattgtgaaacttttgaataaattttttagtattgtaacagaactcacgcgaaagcgttaaaatttttctttcaatagagaaatttttcatggtggctccagagaggagcaagtttttccttttatttaagtacaaaatgtgttaatttgcgaactcttctcggcagtggatgccagaggtgatgttcgtgaaatcttctcagcagtgaatgcgagaagtgtgaatttgtgaattctcaaaggcagtggatgcctaaaaagtgcatttctttcgtgaattttatcaaaaggcagtggatgcctaaaaagtgtattcgtttcgcgaattttcctaaggcagtggatgcctaaagagtttattattttcgcgaattttcctaaggcagtggatgcctaaagagtgtattattttcacgaactttcctaaggcagtggatgcctaaagagtgtattattttcgcgaactttcctaaaggcagtggatgcctaaagagtgtattattttcgcgaactttcctaaggcagtggatgcctaaagagtgtattattttcgcgaactctcctaaggcagtggatgcctaaagagtgtattcttttcgcgaactttcctaaggcagtggatgcctaaagagtgtattcgtttcgcgaactttactaaagcagtggatgctatatacacacataaatataTGTTAATTCAAGTACCAGAAGGCAGTTATTATAAATATGACCAACTGCCGCAGCAGCACGTGGTCGTGGAGTTAGAAGCAAGAGGTAGCAGCAGTATCCTCGGCACAATCGGAGAGACCATCGCTAGAGATACCAGGAACTGTCAACCAGCGGAACCAGAAGCAAGCGGTGGCATTAgatgcagcagcaccagcattgGCACTATCAGAAGTGACAAGAACAATCCGAGCCAGAAGGTTTGGACCACTCAAGAACCAGtcggcaccagcagcagcagtagtatcCCAGCACCAGATGAGTTAATcgaaaaacaggtatagaatTAATCTATATTAAGAATTATAGGGGTTGCGATAGCAACCATGGGAGTTTTTAAAATAGGGGCCAAGAGAGCaaagaaatgataaaggaataaATTCGTACGGTCAAGTGAGCcaacattaaaatataaacaataaaattagtaGGAATATGGAAAACACATACAAGATGATTACCACTAAATACTTCACACGTAATGTGAAGGGTCACTGTCACCTATGTCACGAGTCTGATGAGGAACAGATGATTTATTGTTGCGAGTGTGAGCGATGGTTCCACTTGAGTTGCACTAATCTAAAGCAAGCCCCTCTAACGGGTGATCGGTGGATCTGTGTCAAATGCACAGATCTAGAATATAATTATTCGAAGAAAGTGCGAATAAGTGACTTAATAGGAATACTCGCTACTAGCATATATCCTAGTGGGTGGGGAAATTATTATAAGGAGGATATGCCAACCAAGCCGCCTCCATTTAGGGTAATTAGTGAATTGCATAGGCGAGTAAATGGCAATTCTGAATCTGAGTTTAGAAACTCAGAGGAATGCCATCAATTAAAAATGCCTCCTCCTTGGAATCCTGATCTAGTTGATTGCAGGAGGAAAGGTAATGATTCAGATGACAAAGTATTTGAATCATCTAAAGTAACCAGATTAATTGCACATCCTCCGTGGAACCCTAAGTTGGCTAGGTATATGAGGAGGAAAAATGACAATTCATCTGAGTCAGAAGATTCAGATGATGAAGACAAACTTGAAGTGATACaagttgaaatgaatgaaaaactagGAGATGTTAGTCCTCAGAGCGGTGAAGATGGCTGCTCATTCCCAGTGAGGAAAGAGCCATTTAAAACCATATCAGTCGCAAAACGCGAATCTGATTATGAGAATAGTTTGCCCGCAATAGGCAAAACGGGTATCATCACAGATGTATGGGCTGTGATagaagaaaatacgaaaacctccACAGAAAGAGGAATTATGGCGGAAAAGAAAAAACCATGCGTGATGCATGAAGTCAGGGCGGATGAGATATCTGCAAATAAAGAAATAGCGGATTCCAATAATGGAAACGCTAAAAATTTTAAGATAGAAAAACTATCTATCAACCTTCAAGATCCAGAATGGGAAAGGCCAGCTACTGGATT
Protein-coding sequences here:
- the LOC129761871 gene encoding uncharacterized protein LOC129761871, which produces MDSVNLQENFKLFYRIAQILIVQLKDEDKVLAAQWMRKLASCRSAPDLELRNHYMSLLLIVLQQKCLVGPFRTIPGAGSKLEPFSQDYQLADIRKLIVEELAKNPPFPIPQYALSGGPLYTEFSVAQEIPKFGVEFLYVYTLQPIHDFQQAQQSRIPRALQGPSRSTMRDLNAGIESLLRSEKQKMKITIDEAGKRKIQIRDEHFADFSTGPRQPRMIPKKLQKRLGVKLPEPQAETDAFGEEPISTTSRARTGAVPKTKTIRQPTGLRPPGTAAPSGLRAPGRVRQTTIPKEESQRVIQQHRSPVRQTRSPLRIVRHPDAPPTPPIFVSGARTAGLIYEPQQFGIEPTEKFTYPKTKMLKMKWTPSRRIKRPQVRDIVKEHPITEQIRHLQPEPRPRIATPEIIEEIREQQRRAQLLEGADVRTRGLMEQYYAAKAAKPRVLDFSQHEEPTEIEIQTSTSPRRPGAGLVVSDRDYEEIFQPLLLDDSPIAPEDLLAEEELAYDDMFGEAAYVSPVRPRTPARDISYAAALTPRQQEVTRELSRSRSDLLKDESEFLADEDIDFADDYVEFASPRAGTPRTPISATRRIEEARRAYRETMGRSSPKTPVRTLPRPVLSTPKPAPYIYKSPEISPGGTTARLIDISPGTPQRMTSIMHRINRQVKAHNELIGNISEQPRTPSVENLAIEVKKGKQVLETLRGRLDRFREQQVVKPESPLQEKATEETEVPLSPLGIKLQLQNLSDVIQEAVENAQELQDVSETIQEPVVQQAAEQSLNVTDELLNISNRMNDVWEETAKRLGDSSLGLIGDDELGDDIFAGAQMGSPVKNALNRIVDTLNNSVEEIIAEGAIPGTPAFDQLEKTLNNFKRALQQIDFDESLLDTSLPAEDLLNETMEKLEQSLQSEAAAVAAVSKSPGKEQIVEKGEAIVEEMSEVLDDLVAIQPVLPTASVPLTPTRSAIASRLEMLRTTQKQTVEQIPQGIEPDELVDVEIPQYAPFTLDWPEEEEEVDEVEEEKLDESDKILDIDEMEMDDSLLVDQADEIPKEFFSAAVPQFEPEILEESFMNTDDIFGEEFVATPTKYTPTLLRTGYSPRSPKHPTPIGADTRDQLLDLVEETKQQQDRLLDASIAMIQNAEDTAAVAKGQQIAQQILKSQAVLDDIVTSVQIPGSPLREDERNFAWLGPMATQGRQKRHQQPQPAPSTRQIQRPQSTTSRIAPPKPTAIRRPVQTTSSLRPPSIAGGSQRVAPRGTQAPRPRAGSATPTPVTRPQTAQPHSSSVRRMLPRPSSAAPGPSRRR